The Nyctibius grandis isolate bNycGra1 chromosome 23, bNycGra1.pri, whole genome shotgun sequence genome contains a region encoding:
- the PPP5C gene encoding serine/threonine-protein phosphatase 5: MAEGERAESGGGGGGPGGPGCGPGAGPGRPLSPAELERAEALKTRANEFFKGKDYENAVKYYSSAIELNPANAIYYGNRSLAYLRTECYGYALADATRAVELDKKYVKGYYRRAASNMALGKFKAALRDYETVVKVRPNDKDAKLKYQECHKIVKQKAFERAIASDEHKRSVVDSLDIESMTIEDEYSGPKLDGGKVTLAFMKDLMQWYKEQKKLHRKCAYQILVQVKEVLAKLPTLVEMTLNETEKVTVCGDTHGQYYDLLNIFELNGLPSESNPYIFNGDFVDRGSFSVEVILTLFGFKLLYPDHFHLLRGNHETDNMNQIYGFEGEVKAKYTAQMFALFSEVFEWLPLAQCINGKVLIMHGGLFSEDGVTLDDIRKIERNRQPPDSGPMCDLLWSDPQPQNGRSVSKRGVSCQFGPDVTKSFLERNRLDYIIRSHEVKAEGYEVAHDGKCVTVFSAPNYCDQMGNKGSYIHLRGSDLRPDFHQFTAVPHPNVKPMMYANTLLQLGMM, encoded by the exons ATGGCGGAGGGAGAGCGGGCggagagcggcggcggcggcggcggccccggcgggccCGGCTGTGGGCCCGGTGCCGGTCCCGGGCGGCCCCTGAGCCCCGCCGAGCTGGAGCGGGCCGAGGCGCTCAAGACCCGCGCGAACGAGTTCTTCAAAG GGAAGGACTACGAGAACGCGGTGAAGTACTACAGCAGCGCCATCGAGCTGAACCCCGCCAACGCCATCTACTACGGGAACCGGAGCCTGGCCTACCTGCGCACCGAGTGCTACGGCTATGCCCTGGCGGACGCCACGCGCGCCGTCGAGCTCGACAAGAAGTACGTCAAGGGCTACTACCGCCGCGCTGCCAGCAACATGGCCCTGGGCAAGTTCAAGGCCGCCCTCCGTGACTACGAGACG GTGGTGAAGGTGCGGCCCAATGATAAGGATGCCAAGCTGAAGTACCAGGAGTGTCACAAGATCGTCAAGCAGAAGGCCTTTGAGCGCGCCATCGCCTCTGACGAGCACAAGCGCTCCGTCGTCGACTCCCTCGACATCGAGAGCATGA CCATCGAGGACGAGTACAGTGGCCCCAAGCTGGATGGGGGCAAGGTGACTTTGGCTTTCATGAAGGACCTGATGCAGTGGTACAAGGAGCAGAAGAAACTCCACAGAAAATGTGCCTACCAG ATCCTGGTCCAGGTGAAGGAGGTGCTGGCCAAGCTCCCCACGTTAGTAGAAATGACGTTGAACGAG ACGGAGAAGGTGACGGTGTGCGGGGACACGCACGGGCAGTACTACGACCTGCTGAACATCTTCGAGCTCAACGGCTTGCCCTCCGAGTCCAACCCTTAC ATATTTAACGGGGACTTTGTGGATCGCGGGTCCTTCTCGGTCGAAGTCATCCTCACGCTCTTCGGCTTCAAGCTCCTCTACCCCGATCACTTCCATCTGCTCCGAG GGAACCACGAGACAGACAACATGAACCAGATCTACGGGTTCGAGGGGGAGGTGAAGGCCAAGTACACGGCACAGATGTTTGCCCTCTTCAGCGAGGTCTTCGAGTGGCTCCCGCTGGCCCAGTGCATCAATGGGAAAGTGCTG ATCATGCACGGGGGTCTCTTCAGCGAGGACGGCGTCACCCTTGATGACATCCGCAAGATTGAGAGGAACCGGCAGCCTCCAGACTCAG GTCCCATGTGTGACCTCCTCTGGTCCGACCCCCAACCCCAG AACGGCCGCTCCGTCAGCAAGCGGGGGGTCAGCTGCCAGTTCGGGCCCGACGTCACCAAGAGCTTCCTGGAGCGCAACCGCCTCGACTACATCATCCGGAGCCATGAGGTCAAGGCCGAGGGCTACGAGGTGGCCCACGACGGCAAGTGTGTCACCGTCTTCTCCGCCCCCAACTACTG CGACCAGATGGGCAACAAGGGCTCCTACATCCACCTGCGAGGCAGCGACCTGCGCCCCGACTTCCACCAGTTCACAGCAGTG CCTCACCCCAACGTCAAGCCCATGATGTACGCCAAcaccctgctgcagctgggcatGATGTGA
- the HIF3A gene encoding hypoxia-inducible factor 3-alpha, with amino-acid sequence MAGRPGARSTPELRKERSRDAARCRRSRETEVFYQLAHTLPFARGVSAHLDKASIMRLTISYLRVHRLLAAGAWAAAAEEVDGCYLKALSGFVMVLSEAGDMIFLSENVNRLLGLSQLELIGHSVFDFVHPCDHEELHDVLSPRQAVPRRRGERSGRSFSLRMKSTLTGRGRCLNLKAASWKVLHCAGHMRSYVGAGGPPLRCLVLICEAIAHPGAIEAPLGSGTVLTRHSMDMRFTYCDDRIGEVAGYSPEELLGCSLYEYVHALDSATLSRSVHTLLSKGQAVTSQYRFLAKRGGFLWAQTQATVIANARSAQPEGIVCLHFVLSRVEQRGLVLSLEQSQGRGEGRALPPPGPGPVPPAPLLSLGLGLGAPRVLAFVCPPHVPEAALQRDPRRFCSPELARLLAPIFEPPPESPLRRRPRSPSPPPGDEVLFEVQKLFAGSPGPRTALQVPPLAPWTWPCWGGGCNPDPDPPMTS; translated from the exons atgGCCGGGCGGCCGGGGGCGAG GTCGACGCCGGAGCTGCGGAAGGAGCGCTCGCGGGACGCGGCGCGGTGCCGGCGCAGCCGGGAGACCGAGGTCTTCTACCAGCTGGCGCACACGCTGCCCTTCGCCCGCGGCGTCAGCGCCCACCTCGACAAGGCCTCCATCATGCGCCTCACCATCAGCTACCTCCGCGTGCACCGCCTCCTCGCCGCCG GTGCctgggcggcggcggcggaagAGGTCGATGGGTGCTACCTGAAGGCGCTGAGCGGCTTCGTGATGGTGCTGAGCGAGGCCGGGGACATGATCTTCCTGTCCGAGAACGTCAACCGGCTCCTGGGGCTCAGCCAG CTGGAGCTCATCGGCCACAGCGTCTTCGACTTTGTGCACCCCTGTGACCACGAGGAGCTGCACGACGTGCTCAGCCCCCGGCAGG cagtgccgcggcggcggggggagcgctCAGGGCGCAGCTTCTCCCTGCGGATGAAGAGCACCCTGACGGGGCGGGGACGGTGCCTCAACCTCAAGGCGGCCTCTTGGAA ggtgctgCACTGCGCGGGGCACATGCGCTCATAcgtgggggcgggggggccccCCCTGCGCTGCCTCGTGCTCATCTGTGAGGCCATCGCGCACCCCGGGGCCATCGAGGCACCCCTGGGCTCGGGGACCGTCCTCACGCGCCACTCCATGGACATGAGGTTCACCTACTGCGATGACAG GATCGGGGAGGTGGCGGGGTACAGCCCCGAGGAGCTGCTCGGCTGCTCCCTCTACGAGTACGTGCACGCCCTCGACTCGGCCACGCTCAGCCGCAGCGTGCACACGC tGCTGAGCAAGGGGCAGGCGGTGACCAGCCAGTACCGGTTCCTGGCGAAGCGCGGGGGGTTCCTGTGGGCGCAGACCCAGGCCACGGTCATTGCCAACGCCCGCAGCGCCCAGCCCGAGGGCATCGTGTGCCTCCACTTCGTGCTCAG CCGCGTGGAGCAGCGGGGGCTCGTGCTGTCgctggagcagagccaggggcggggggaggggcgggccctgcccccccccgggcccggccccgtcCCCCCCGCGCCCCTCCTCAGCCTCGGCCTTG ggctgggcgCCCCCCGGGTGCTGGCCTTCGTGTGCCCACCCCACGTCCCCGAGGCCGCGCTGCAGCGGGACCCCCGGCGCTTCTGCTCCCCTGAACTCGCCCGCCTCCTCGCCCCCATCTTTGAGCCCCCCCCAGAGTCCCCCctgcgccgccgcccccggagCCCCTCCCCA ccccccggggACGAGGTGCTGTTCGAGGTGCAGAAGCTCTTTGCGGGGAGCCCAGGGCCCCGCACGGCCCTGCAG gTGCCCCCCCTGGCCCCCTGGACCTGGccatgctgggggggggggtgtaaCCCTGACCCTGACCCCCCCATGACCTCGTGA